TACACCTATGCCGGTGAAGATCAGATTTGGAAAAAGAACGGTACTAAGTATACGGCCGCTGATACTTGGACAGCTCCTGTCAAAAGGCTAGACGGCAATGGCAACCAAATATATGTCAATAATAAAGGAGAAGTAGTATCCGCAGGTAGCCAAGGGGCTATGCCTGCCTATGACCTAAACTATCGTCAATACACAGCGGATGGCGGAAACCCCGACCACATACGCCGCCAAGTGACCAATGCCAAACGGCATACGCTGAATATTACGACTGATTACAATTGGCAGATCAACAAACAAAACAATTTAAAGGTATTGGCTGGTATGAACCGGACAGATTGGGAATCTGAGGACAACTGGTCACAGATCACCAACCTGACTGACATCAACAACCTCAGCTGGGACAAGACAATCGGTACGCAGACTTCCAGCGGTAACCTTTATTGGGACGGTCAGCTTGGTTTCTTTGGGCGTGTCAATTACAATTTTATGGATAAATACCTGTTGGAAGCAAATGTCCGCTATGATGGCTCTTCCAAATTCCCCAGCAGCCTGCAATGGAGAGCATTCCCTTCATTCTCCGCAGGATGGCGTCTCAGTGAAGAAAAATTCATGACTTGGTCTAAACCAATTCTTTCTTCTTTGAAGCTTCGCGGTTCTTGGGGTATGATTGGCGACCAGACTGTATCCAGTTCATTATATGTACCAACTATCAGCCAAGGACAGGTAAGCTGGCTCGACCCAAGCGGCAACAAAATTATTTATGCCGGAACTCCCGCTGCTGTAGACCCCAGTATTACCTGGCAGGATATCGCTACTTTAGACTTCGGTTTCGACGCACGTTTCTTTGAGGGTAGTTTGGGTATCACATTCGACTGGTACCAACGCGATACGAAGAATATGATTGTTCCCGGTGAAGGCGTTACATGGACTTTCGGCGCAGGATCGCCGAAGGGTAACTTCGGTTCATTAAGGACAAGAGGTTGGGAACTTTCCATTGACTATAACCACCGTTTTGAGAACGGATTAGGGCTCAATGCCATGTTTACAATTTCTGATGCCCAGACAGAAGTTACCGCATACGGTGATACCAAGAGCATTAGCAGTTGGTATGTCGGAAAGAAGTATGGAGAAATCTGGGGCTACCGCACAGACCGACTTTATCAGAAGGATGACTTTGTATATGAGAACGGCAAGCCGGTAACTGTTTATGCTTTGAATGGTAAAGAGGTACCCGCCAATACTCCCGGCGCCAAAGAAATGAACAAGTTAAAAGACCCGAATGGCATATATCAAGACTACTTCCAAACAGGAACGATCAAATTCGGCCCGGGTGACGTAAAATATAAAGATATAAATGGTGACGGGAAAATAGATGCGGGAGCCCGTTCTGTAGATACCGTAACAGACAAAGACGATCCCAATTATGGCAAACGTAATACCGGTGACTTGGAAGTAATTGGTAATTCTACTCCACGTTACGAATATGGTATTCGCCTGGGTGCTGATTACAAAGGTTTTGACATCTCTATCTTTATGCAAGGTGTGGGCAAACGTGACATTTGGGGAGCAGGCTTCCTTGCAATACCGGGCTTCAATACAAGTGACGGTGCTATGCCTCAGGCTATTGCCGAGAACTACTGGAGAGAAGACCGTACCAATGCTTTCTATCCTGCCGCTTACAATATGGCAGGTTCAAATACCGGTTTCAATATGCAAACTCAAGACCGTTACTTGCTCAACATGTCTTACTTCCGCATCAAGAATATTACATTGGGATATACATTACCTGCCGTATGGACCAAGAAAGTATTAATCAACAAAGCCCGTATTTATGTTGCATGCGAGAACTTCTTTACATTTGATAATTTGAGAGGCCTGCCCATTGATCCGGAAGAAATCTCAGGCTTCTCTATGTTCAACTCTACAAACTACAATTCCGGTCGTACAGGTGTTGGTACACCTACTATGAAGAACATGTCTGTAGGCATTCAATTAAACTTCTAAAAACATACCATTATGAAAAAATATATATTCACTATACTCTCAGTGGCAGTTCTAATGACTACATCTTGCGATGACATTCTGGACCGCCCGCAATTGAACACTCCGACAGACGGCACATTCTGGAAAACCGAAATGGATGCCCGTCTGTACGCCAACGGTTTTTACCGGAACTATTTTGTCGGTTATGCCGACGGGTGGGCTACCAACTATACCCCTTTGCGTGGTATGTCTTTCTCTGACGATTTAGCCTCTACCGGACAACAGTCATCATTCAGCAACTCAATACCTACGAGCCTTGGCAGTTCAAACGCAAATGACTTGGCAACTTATCAAACCCAGTATGTCGGGCCGACCTGGAATTTCACCTGGATACGTAAAGCAAATGTATTTATGGAACGCTTGGAAGCCAATATGAAAGGAAATGTAACGGAAGAGGCATTTAACCACTGGCATGCCGTAGCAGCTTTCTTTAAGTGTTTCTCATATTCCCGACTGGTAGCTGTATTTGGTGATGTGCCATATTATGAAACCTCATTTGCCAACAGCGACCTGGAGGCTATGTATAAAGACCGGGACAGTCGTGTGTTTGTAATGGATAAGGTTCACGATATGTTAAAGAACGAAGTACTGGTCAACATGCGCAACAACGATGGCGCCAATACCCTAAATCGATATGTGGCAGCCGCATTTGCCTCCCGCTGGATGCTTTTTGAGGGAACATGGCAAAAATATCATGGTGGAGACCAAGCTGCTGCAACCAAGTATCTGCAATTGGCCAAGGAAGCAGCTGAAATAGTAATCAATAGTGGCAAATTTGCTATTGACACTCCATTCCGCGAAGTATTCGGTTCACAAGACTTAAAGGGTAACAAGGAAGCCATCATGTATCGGCACTATACATTCGAAATGCTTAAACACCATATTGCATCTTATTCCAACGGAGTAGAAAGCCAAGCCCCAGCTCCCAATCTCGCCCTAGCAAAGTCCTTCATCTGCCAGGATGGTAAGGTTTATCAACATTCGGATATAGAAAATGCAAAATTGCTGAGCATTGCTAATCTGGCAAAGACCCGTGACCCACGCTTTGAAGCTACATTCATTGACCATGTAAATACAAATTCTGTTACATTGCTTTATGCTTCCAAGTTCATTGATCGTGAGGCACTGACAATGGACAATCCGAAAAACAACCCTATTTATGATTCTAATACTAACACAAATGATGCCCCAGTTATCCGCTACGCAGAGGTCTTATTGAACTGGATCGAAGCTAAAGCAGAATTGGGTGGAGTAACTCAGACCGATATTGACAACTCCATTAATCAACTGAGACGTCGCCCACTGGATGCTACTGCACAAGCTAAGGGATTAAAAAATACTGCTGACATGAAATTATCTGATATCACAACAGACTTTGATCCTGCAAGAGATCAGGACGTTGATCCTCTAATTTGGGAAATCCGCCGTGAACGCCGTATGGAATTAGTCTATGAACATTGCCGTTTACATGACATCAAACGTTGGAAAAAGCTGGAATACATGAACAATAGCAAATATCCGGATACGATGACAGGACCTTGGGTCGATATGCCCAAAGAAGTTCCAACCTATTTAGACGATCAATATATTGGTAAGCGACAGGTAAAGAAAGAAGATGGTAGTATTATCACTTTTGATGGGACCAATGCTGCTGATATGGTAGGCTATTATCTGCCAACGAATGCCTTGCCACGCAACACCTTTAGTGATCGCAGTTATTGTTCTCCTGTAGGCGAACAAGAAATCAACACTTATGCGGAGAAAGGCTTCAAACTAACACAGACAAAGGGTTGGTAATTATGCACAATACTCTCTAAATCACTCAGACTAAAAAGAATAATGCCTACCCATTTGTGTTCCTGCATAAATGAGTCAGGCATTATTGCTTATTCACTAAAACATAATAACGCTATGAAACAATATTTACTTTTATTCTATTTGGCATGCTCCGTATGCATGCTTCATGCTCAAGACAAGGAGAGTTCCCCTTATCTTTTTAATGATTTTCAAGAAGCAACCGTTTACTTCAAAGACGGTTCACAATATCACGAAAAGATGAATTACAATCTGTTAGTGGACAAGTTTTATTTTATTGACCATATAGACAATAAAGTAAAAGTATTAAGTAATCCACAGGATATACAGATTATAAAGTTTGGTAATCGAGTGTTCTATACGGAAGGAAATTATGGGATTGAAATTCTGCCGACAAATCCCGTATTGTATATACAATATAAGGGGAATATGCGTAAAGAAGCCTCAAAAGGCGCCTATGGTCAACCCGCAGAAACATCTTCTGTAAAAACATACGGAGGGACGTATGCAGGACGTGGAGAACGCTATGAATTCGATCCGGAAAAATTGATACTTGGACGTCGATACAATATTTATTGGGTAGAAAAGAAAGGGAAGAAAAAATCTTTCAAGAACTTCAAACAATTCCTGAAATTATACCCTAAACATAAAGAGGAGCTAAAATTATTCATCAAAGAGAACAATATAGACTTTAATAATGTGCAACAGATCTCAAGATTGTGCATTCACGCAGATTCACTCTAATATACTTACTCCAAAACCATGTTCCCTCAATAACAAAGATAACATCGCCCATTCATTTCATATCTTTTGAATATGAATGGGACTTTTTCTTTCATTAAGCCCTCACCCTTGAGTTGCAAATTAATAATTATAATACTAAAAATAATAAAATAAGTGTTTTTGATATTAAAATAAAGTCTATCTTTGTTGCTACGAAAATCCTCCTTAACAATAATACTATTATGAAGAAACTTCTGCTACTGGCTCTTTTATTGTGCAGTGCCTTCTTGTGTCAAGCGCAAAAAGATCGAATCATTTTGGGTGACGAACAGACTTCCGAGTATTTTCCCATCCTGAAAGATAAGAAAATCGCTATATTCTCCAATCATACAGGAATGATAGGAGACAAACATTTATTGGATGTCCTTTTAGAAAATAAGTTCAATGTAGTTGCCATTTTTTCACCGGAACATGGATTCCGTGGAAATGCAGATGCAGGAGAACACGTATCCAGTTCAGTAGACTCAAAAACGGGTGTACCTATCCTTTCACTTTATGAAGGTAAAGATAAGAAGCCAAGTAAGGATTCAATGCAAAAGTTCGATATATTAATAATAGATATACAAGATGTAGGGCTACGCTTCTATACCTATTATATAACAATGTGCAGGCTAATGGATGTTTGTGCGGAATATAATAAAAAAGTCTTATTGTTAGATCGTCCCAATCCAAACGGACATTATGTAGATGGACCAATTCTGGATATGAAATATAAATCAGGTGTGGGATGGTTGCCGATTCCTATTGTACACGGAATGACATTAGGGGAACTTGCATTAATGGTAAATGGAGAAGGCTGGTTACCCGGTTCACGCAAATGTGATTTAGCTGTTATCAAGTGTAAGAACTATACACACCAGACAAGGTATCAGTTGCCAATTCCTCCATCTCCTAATCTGCCGAATATGAAGTCAATATATTTATATCCGTCTACTTGTTTCTTTGAAGCAACACCTGTCAGCTTAGGCAGAGGGACTTCACTGCCATTTCAGGTGTATGGACATCCCAATATGACCGGATATAATTATAGCTTCACTCCAAGAAGTATTCCCGGAGCAAAGAATCCGCCTCAGTTGAATAAACTATGCCATGGCGTAGATCTGAGCAATATGAGCGATGAGGAAATCTGGAAGCGAGGAGTAGATTTAACCTATGTCATTGACGCCTACCGTAACTTGAATCTGGATGACCATTTCTTCCGCCCGTTCTTTGAGTTGTTAGTGGGAAGAGATTATGTACGGAAAATGATTAAAGAAGGAAAAAGTGCTGATGAAATTAAAGCCATGTGGAAAGGTGATGTTGAAAAGTTCAAGGCACAACGTAAACCATATTTGCTTTATGAAGAGTAAGTTTATTACCGATATAAATTGTCCAATCGTAAAATAATAGTATGAGCCCGATATCCGTTATTATCACCATTGCCGCTTATTTTGTGATACTGTTCACTATATCCTACATAGCCGGTAGAAAAGCCGACAATGAAGGTTTCTTCGTTGGTAACCGTAAATCGGCCTGGTATGTTGTGGCATTTGCCATGATTGGGTCCAGCATCTCCGGAGTGACGTATGTATCAGTGCCGGGCATGGTAGCTGCCAGTAGTTTTGGTTATCTGCAAATGGTATTGGGATTTGTTGCGGGACAACTAATCATTGCATTCGTATTGACGCCACTGTTCTATCGGATGAACTTGGTGTCCATCTATGAATATCTGGAGAATCGTTTTGGTATGTCTTCCTATCGGACAGGTGCATGGTTCTTCTTCATATCTAAGATGCTGGGAGCCGCAGTACGTTTGTTCCTCGTATGTTTGACACTGCAACTGCTGGTATTCGAACCGTTTGGATTACCTTTCATTTTGAATGTAGCTATTACCGTAGCATTAGTATGGCTCTATACGTTCCGGGGTGGAGTAAAATCCCTGATCTGGACAGATTCACTCAAAACATTCTGCCTGGTGGTATCGGTAGTTCTTTGCATCAGTTATATTGCTTCTGATCTCAACCTGTCGCTAAGCAGTATGATTAGCACCATTGCAGATAGTGACATGTCACGCATCTTCTTCTTTGACGATATAAACAGCAAGCAGTATTTCTTCAAACAATTCTTTGCCGGGGCATTCACAATGATTGCCATGACAGGACTGGATCAGGACATGATGCAACGTAACCTCAGCTGCAAGAACTTCAAAGATTCACAGAAAAATATGATTACGAGTGTTATATCACAGTTCTTCGTAATTCTGCTGTTCCTTATGCTGGGGGTATTGCTTTACATCTTTGCTGGTAACCAAGGTATTCAGGTGAAAAAGAGCGATGAACTCTTCCCGTTGATAGCCACCGGTAACTACTTCCCTGCAATTGTAGGTATCCTGTTTATCATCGGACTTATTTCTTCGGCTTATTCCGCTGCCGGCTCAGCACTGACAGCTTTAACAACTTCCTTTACAGTAGATATCCTCGGGACAAAAGGCAGGACGGAAGAAGAAATCGTAAAGATACGTAAGCGGGTACATATTGGCATGGCTGCAATTATGGGTATCACGATATTCGTATTCAACCTATTGAATAACACAAGTGTGATCGATGCCGTATATATACTGGCAAGTTACACATACGGTCCCATCCTCGGATTATTCGCATTCGGTATATTCATGAAACAGCAGGTTCGCGATAAATATATCCCATTGGTAGCCATCCTTTCGCCTATCCTTTGCTTCATCCTGCAAAAGAATTCGGAAGCCTGGTTCAATGGGTATCAGTTCAGCTACGAACTGTTGATATTCAACGCTCTGTTCACGTTTATCGGACTCTGTCTGTTGATCAGAAAAGATAAGAACTAATAATTAACTTAATACATCATCCATGAATGTAAGACTTCATTTTTTGTTCACTTTGCTCACCGCCTCCCTGATCCCCCAGACGGGAGGCGCGCAAGAGCTTTCGACGGATGTCCGCCAGAAAATCGGTAAGTTTCTGGACGCAACTGCACGGAAAGAGGTTTCCGTAGGACGCATCCGGATTGACTCTGTTTCCATTGAAGGAAATACGTTGCAATTGTTTGCTAACATGAACTGTGCATATATTCCTTTCCGGGAAGATAATGTGACAGAGATTTACCAAGGTGTGCAGGCACTGCTCCCGGCAGAGTTTTCAAAGTACAACCTGCAAATCCGCACGAATAAGCGTAGCATTGAAGAATTAATTCCCCAAGCACTACGCAGTAAAAAGGACAAAAAAGCCAAAACATTCAATCCTGCCGGAACAAAACCCTTAGTAACGGCCCTTTCTACCCCCTATACCCCTACAAATGGCTTAAAGAACCGTCACATTGCCTTGTGGCAGAGTCACGGCTTCTATTATGAGCCTAAACTGACACGTTGGGAATGGCAACGCGCCCGCATCTTCCAGACGGTGGAAGATTTATATACGCAAAGTTATGTACTGCCTTTCCTGGTTCCCATGTTGGAGAATGCAGGAGCTAATGTGCTGATACCCCGTGAACGGGATAGTCAAATAGCAGAAGTTGTTGTAGACAATGACGGTTGCCTTCACTCCCGTTCCGTTTATACAGAAAAGACAGGCGATAAGAACTGGATGCAAGGTACTGGTGAAGGTTTCGCCCATCTGCGCGATCAATATATCAATTTTGAGAACCCATTCCGTGAAGGAACTTTCCGCACAGTTAAGACGGTAAAAGGTAAGAAAGAGAAAGAAAGCACTGCCGAATGGATTCCTGAACTTCCGTCAACCGGACAGTACGCCGTTTATGTATCCTATAAATCATTGCCAAACAGTACGGATGATGCTCTTTACACTGTTTATCACAAAGGAGGAGTATCCCAATTCAAAGTGAACCAACAGATGGGTGGCGGCACCTGGATTTATCTGGGTACATTTGGTTTTGATGCCGGAAAAAGCGATGCCGGAAAAGTTGTTTTAAGCAATCGTTCTGATAAAGCCGGACGTATCGTTACCGCTGATGCCGTAAAAATCGGAGGTGGTATGGGAAATATAGCACGCCGTATCTCTGATGCAGGTGCCACAGAGAATATTAAAAGTTCGGACGGCAATGCTGCCATAGTGCATAAAGAAATGCCGAAGATAGATTACCCGTATGAGATAAGCGGTTATCCCCGTTTCTGCGAGGCAGCACGCTACTGGCTTCAATGGGCAGGTATTCCGGACAGTGTCTATTCCGACAGTCAAGGTAAGAATGACTATACAGACGATTACAAATGTCGTGGTATCTGGGTGAATTACCTTGCCGGTGGTTCTACGGTTAATCCGACAGAACAAGGACTGAATATCCCGGTAGATATGGCTTTCGCCTTCCATTCAGATGCAGGAACCACGCTAAACGATTCCATCATCGGAACACTGGGTATCTACTATACCAACGTTTACAATGAAGAATACGCCAACGGAGCATCCCGCTATCTGGCACACGACATGACAGACCTGATTCAGTCAAATATCGTACAGGATATCCGTAGCCTATACGAACCGGATTGGACACGCCGCGGTATGTGGAACCAATCCTACTACGAAGCACGTGTACCCCGTGTCCCCACTATGTTACTGGAATTACTTTCTCACCAGAACTTTACAGACATGCGTTATGGTTTAGATCCACGTTTCCGTTTTACGGTAAGCCGTGCAATCTATAAAGGTATGCTGCAATTCATTTGCTCGCAATACCACATGGATTATATTGTTCAGCCGTTACCTGTCGACAATATGGCATTGAAAATGGTAGGCGAGAATGAAATAGAGCTGACCTGGCAACCCGTAGCCGACCCACTGGAGCCAACGGCAAATGCTGAAAAATATATAGTTTATACCCG
This window of the Bacteroides intestinalis DSM 17393 genome carries:
- a CDS encoding SusC/RagA family TonB-linked outer membrane protein produces the protein MNEEHKKRGIMHSKFFTAVAISALLLGSSNVMATQTAESSIYGVAEQLQTITVTGVVLDATGEPIIGASVVEKGTTNGGITDINGKFTLSVKQGAVLKISYVGYQTQEVKAVRTMKIILKEDSEILSEVVVVGYGSQKRANLTGAIATVDVSKTLEGRQIADIGRGLQGTTPGLSVVIPSGEIGSDPTIKVRGQIGSIDGSSTPLILLDNVEIPSIQMVNPDDVESITVLKDAASASIYGAKAAFGVVLITSKKGARNEKVEVSYSGNFSWQNISKKMEMAGVDGIQYRIDALKRAKGTLYGAFWYVDETSLERAKEWENTWGGKLGVNDPFVYGRDWYVDASNRKFSIRTFDPYDYMIREWTPSQTHNISLSGKSGKTTFNVGLGYLDQNGLMKVAKHDDFRRWNGSIRLSTEINKYITARAGANYSKRNKRYAYATNSTTADPWLYLYRWDSTYPMGYDENGNEMRSPVSEVHQANTANKEDNYLSFNVGATLKITKDWKFDIDYTYAGEDQIWKKNGTKYTAADTWTAPVKRLDGNGNQIYVNNKGEVVSAGSQGAMPAYDLNYRQYTADGGNPDHIRRQVTNAKRHTLNITTDYNWQINKQNNLKVLAGMNRTDWESEDNWSQITNLTDINNLSWDKTIGTQTSSGNLYWDGQLGFFGRVNYNFMDKYLLEANVRYDGSSKFPSSLQWRAFPSFSAGWRLSEEKFMTWSKPILSSLKLRGSWGMIGDQTVSSSLYVPTISQGQVSWLDPSGNKIIYAGTPAAVDPSITWQDIATLDFGFDARFFEGSLGITFDWYQRDTKNMIVPGEGVTWTFGAGSPKGNFGSLRTRGWELSIDYNHRFENGLGLNAMFTISDAQTEVTAYGDTKSISSWYVGKKYGEIWGYRTDRLYQKDDFVYENGKPVTVYALNGKEVPANTPGAKEMNKLKDPNGIYQDYFQTGTIKFGPGDVKYKDINGDGKIDAGARSVDTVTDKDDPNYGKRNTGDLEVIGNSTPRYEYGIRLGADYKGFDISIFMQGVGKRDIWGAGFLAIPGFNTSDGAMPQAIAENYWREDRTNAFYPAAYNMAGSNTGFNMQTQDRYLLNMSYFRIKNITLGYTLPAVWTKKVLINKARIYVACENFFTFDNLRGLPIDPEEISGFSMFNSTNYNSGRTGVGTPTMKNMSVGIQLNF
- a CDS encoding RagB/SusD family nutrient uptake outer membrane protein, with amino-acid sequence MKKYIFTILSVAVLMTTSCDDILDRPQLNTPTDGTFWKTEMDARLYANGFYRNYFVGYADGWATNYTPLRGMSFSDDLASTGQQSSFSNSIPTSLGSSNANDLATYQTQYVGPTWNFTWIRKANVFMERLEANMKGNVTEEAFNHWHAVAAFFKCFSYSRLVAVFGDVPYYETSFANSDLEAMYKDRDSRVFVMDKVHDMLKNEVLVNMRNNDGANTLNRYVAAAFASRWMLFEGTWQKYHGGDQAAATKYLQLAKEAAEIVINSGKFAIDTPFREVFGSQDLKGNKEAIMYRHYTFEMLKHHIASYSNGVESQAPAPNLALAKSFICQDGKVYQHSDIENAKLLSIANLAKTRDPRFEATFIDHVNTNSVTLLYASKFIDREALTMDNPKNNPIYDSNTNTNDAPVIRYAEVLLNWIEAKAELGGVTQTDIDNSINQLRRRPLDATAQAKGLKNTADMKLSDITTDFDPARDQDVDPLIWEIRRERRMELVYEHCRLHDIKRWKKLEYMNNSKYPDTMTGPWVDMPKEVPTYLDDQYIGKRQVKKEDGSIITFDGTNAADMVGYYLPTNALPRNTFSDRSYCSPVGEQEINTYAEKGFKLTQTKGW
- a CDS encoding exo-beta-N-acetylmuramidase NamZ family protein, whose amino-acid sequence is MKKLLLLALLLCSAFLCQAQKDRIILGDEQTSEYFPILKDKKIAIFSNHTGMIGDKHLLDVLLENKFNVVAIFSPEHGFRGNADAGEHVSSSVDSKTGVPILSLYEGKDKKPSKDSMQKFDILIIDIQDVGLRFYTYYITMCRLMDVCAEYNKKVLLLDRPNPNGHYVDGPILDMKYKSGVGWLPIPIVHGMTLGELALMVNGEGWLPGSRKCDLAVIKCKNYTHQTRYQLPIPPSPNLPNMKSIYLYPSTCFFEATPVSLGRGTSLPFQVYGHPNMTGYNYSFTPRSIPGAKNPPQLNKLCHGVDLSNMSDEEIWKRGVDLTYVIDAYRNLNLDDHFFRPFFELLVGRDYVRKMIKEGKSADEIKAMWKGDVEKFKAQRKPYLLYEE
- a CDS encoding sodium:solute symporter, which gives rise to MSPISVIITIAAYFVILFTISYIAGRKADNEGFFVGNRKSAWYVVAFAMIGSSISGVTYVSVPGMVAASSFGYLQMVLGFVAGQLIIAFVLTPLFYRMNLVSIYEYLENRFGMSSYRTGAWFFFISKMLGAAVRLFLVCLTLQLLVFEPFGLPFILNVAITVALVWLYTFRGGVKSLIWTDSLKTFCLVVSVVLCISYIASDLNLSLSSMISTIADSDMSRIFFFDDINSKQYFFKQFFAGAFTMIAMTGLDQDMMQRNLSCKNFKDSQKNMITSVISQFFVILLFLMLGVLLYIFAGNQGIQVKKSDELFPLIATGNYFPAIVGILFIIGLISSAYSAAGSALTALTTSFTVDILGTKGRTEEEIVKIRKRVHIGMAAIMGITIFVFNLLNNTSVIDAVYILASYTYGPILGLFAFGIFMKQQVRDKYIPLVAILSPILCFILQKNSEAWFNGYQFSYELLIFNALFTFIGLCLLIRKDKN
- a CDS encoding golvesin C-terminal-like domain-containing protein, which produces MNVRLHFLFTLLTASLIPQTGGAQELSTDVRQKIGKFLDATARKEVSVGRIRIDSVSIEGNTLQLFANMNCAYIPFREDNVTEIYQGVQALLPAEFSKYNLQIRTNKRSIEELIPQALRSKKDKKAKTFNPAGTKPLVTALSTPYTPTNGLKNRHIALWQSHGFYYEPKLTRWEWQRARIFQTVEDLYTQSYVLPFLVPMLENAGANVLIPRERDSQIAEVVVDNDGCLHSRSVYTEKTGDKNWMQGTGEGFAHLRDQYINFENPFREGTFRTVKTVKGKKEKESTAEWIPELPSTGQYAVYVSYKSLPNSTDDALYTVYHKGGVSQFKVNQQMGGGTWIYLGTFGFDAGKSDAGKVVLSNRSDKAGRIVTADAVKIGGGMGNIARRISDAGATENIKSSDGNAAIVHKEMPKIDYPYEISGYPRFCEAARYWLQWAGIPDSVYSDSQGKNDYTDDYKCRGIWVNYLAGGSTVNPTEQGLNIPVDMAFAFHSDAGTTLNDSIIGTLGIYYTNVYNEEYANGASRYLAHDMTDLIQSNIVQDIRSLYEPDWTRRGMWNQSYYEARVPRVPTMLLELLSHQNFTDMRYGLDPRFRFTVSRAIYKGMLQFICSQYHMDYIVQPLPVDNMALKMVGENEIELTWQPVADPLEPTANAEKYIVYTRIGDGDFDNGVLVDKNTYRTALPAGMVCSYKVTAVNKGGESFPSEILSAGRALNSYKRLTMSDKQTNANHSDIVLIVNGFDRISAPADFVAPAPGDTLLAGFLDDLDHGVPYLKDISYIGKMKEYRRSIPWMDDDASGFGDSYGNYEDKVIAGNTFDYPAIHGAAILKAGYSFISCSDESVENKTMNLNDYKYVDLILGKECQTKMGRGGVKPLEFKTFSQPMQEAITAYCGQGGNIFVSGAYVGTDLWDNRLAPAQESDKKFATEVLKYKWRVGQAATEGKVKCVASPFPALSGNYTYHNELNADSYVVESPDAIEPATKDAYTVMRYSENNLSAGVAYKGDYKTCILAFPFEALRTASEREMLMDAILTFFSEKTDSFKQ